One region of Streptomyces leeuwenhoekii genomic DNA includes:
- a CDS encoding MAE_28990/MAE_18760 family HEPN-like nuclease, whose protein sequence is MNAANLLTFFEERFEEVDAYVNLLEELERAAQDGAPRLNGTEYKISAAQQKILYSSLYLQLYNLVEATVSRCVEAITQAAAHAGQWKPYQLSDELHREWVRSIARTHTDMSPENRLKHAMRLSEHIVQQLPVDNFSVEAGGGGNWDDEAIFAMGKRLGCVISITDQTRRAVKANMRDDLGPLKLVKDRRNGLAHGSISFVDCADGVAVDELRRMASSVESYLREVIECFIRHIESHNFLRPNFRPNGGAP, encoded by the coding sequence ATGAATGCCGCGAACCTTCTTACGTTTTTTGAGGAAAGATTCGAGGAGGTCGATGCCTATGTGAATTTACTTGAGGAGCTCGAAAGGGCTGCCCAAGATGGGGCTCCTCGCCTTAATGGGACTGAGTACAAAATCTCTGCCGCGCAGCAAAAGATTCTATACTCCAGTTTGTATCTGCAACTATATAATCTCGTTGAGGCGACGGTCTCGCGATGCGTAGAGGCAATAACTCAGGCTGCAGCCCATGCTGGGCAGTGGAAACCCTACCAGTTGAGTGACGAACTGCATCGGGAGTGGGTCCGTTCCATTGCGCGTACTCACACCGATATGAGTCCTGAGAACCGCCTGAAACATGCGATGCGACTCAGTGAGCACATCGTCCAACAGCTCCCCGTAGACAACTTCAGTGTCGAAGCTGGCGGTGGCGGAAATTGGGACGATGAGGCGATTTTCGCCATGGGTAAGCGCCTAGGTTGTGTGATATCCATCACGGATCAGACTCGGCGTGCCGTCAAGGCCAACATGCGGGATGACCTGGGGCCTCTGAAGTTGGTCAAGGACCGAAGGAACGGGCTGGCCCACGGGTCCATCTCGTTTGTCGACTGCGCAGACGGCGTGGCTGTCGACGAGTTGAGGCGGATGGCCTCTAGTGTCGAAAGCTACTTGCGCGAAGTGATAGAATGTTTTATTCGGCATATCGAATCCCATAATTTTCTGCGGCCGAACTTCAGGCCAAACGGCGGTGCACCATGA
- a CDS encoding GntR family transcriptional regulator, with protein sequence MAYEVEAPKYVRLAQTIQRRIEDGTYAPGTRVPSENQLVQAFGMSRPTVVRALELLKRDGWLESRQGYGTIVRGRPAVVENQDRRGRETLTRDESQTPGRLVEVGRVPAPARVASALGVPKRAELLMRRFLVEEDGEPVELVSSYFPAGLVEGTELESAEALSGGTRAHLEARKKVRFDHVTERVSARLPRRAEAELLDLPDGVPVLSVLVVACDASGQALQVSDVLLPADRQELEDTYRLN encoded by the coding sequence ATGGCGTATGAAGTGGAGGCACCGAAGTACGTTCGCCTCGCTCAGACCATCCAGCGTCGCATCGAGGACGGCACGTACGCGCCCGGCACCCGCGTGCCCAGCGAGAACCAGCTGGTGCAGGCCTTCGGGATGTCCCGGCCGACCGTCGTCCGGGCGCTGGAGCTGCTGAAGCGCGACGGCTGGCTGGAGTCCCGGCAGGGGTACGGCACGATCGTGCGGGGGCGTCCGGCGGTCGTCGAAAACCAGGACCGCCGGGGACGGGAGACGCTCACGCGCGACGAGTCGCAGACTCCGGGGCGGTTGGTCGAGGTCGGCCGCGTCCCCGCTCCGGCGCGCGTCGCCTCCGCGCTCGGGGTGCCCAAGCGGGCTGAACTCCTCATGCGCCGCTTCCTGGTCGAGGAGGACGGCGAACCGGTCGAGCTGGTCTCGTCGTACTTCCCCGCCGGCCTGGTCGAGGGCACCGAGCTGGAGAGCGCCGAAGCGCTGAGCGGCGGTACCCGCGCACACCTGGAAGCGCGGAAGAAGGTCCGCTTCGATCACGTGACGGAACGGGTCTCGGCCCGGCTGCCCAGGCGCGCCGAAGCCGAACTCCTCGACCTCCCGGACGGCGTTCCCGTCCTCAGCGTCCTGGTCGTCGCGTGCGACGCCTCCGGGCAGGCCCTGCAAGTCTCCGACGTCCTGCTCCCGGCCGACCGGCAGGAACTGGAAGACACCTACCGGCTGAACTGA
- a CDS encoding DUF262 domain-containing protein, producing the protein MSSEAIMITPDERDAAEKQIADQSKRIDFYITEYSVEILANKMQSGEYIVPDYQREFTWEHERKSKFLESLIMGLPIPFIFFWEMEDGKLEIVDGSQRLRTIEEFLHKGLRLGELDQLTNVSYFTFDDLPESRQRKIRNRSIRGIVLNEHADEAARLDMFERINTGSKNANTAEIRRGALAGPFMRLVIDLAADARFADLAPMSAKRKKERGYEELVTRFFAYGDGLDKYRDRPADFIFDYVKKMNAVFRERPALAEEYNRRFQETMDFVEQIFPYGFRKTPTGKATPRARFEAIAIGSFRALQEKPQLREKRRDQLNVRSWLQSEEFLEVTGSDGANARSRLEGRINFVRDRLVRE; encoded by the coding sequence ATGTCGAGCGAAGCCATCATGATCACGCCCGACGAGCGCGATGCTGCCGAGAAACAGATCGCTGACCAGTCAAAGCGAATTGATTTCTACATCACTGAATATTCGGTGGAAATCCTCGCAAATAAAATGCAGAGCGGCGAGTATATAGTCCCTGACTATCAGCGCGAATTCACTTGGGAACACGAGCGTAAGTCAAAGTTCCTTGAGTCTTTGATCATGGGTCTGCCGATCCCCTTCATTTTCTTTTGGGAGATGGAGGATGGAAAGCTGGAAATTGTCGATGGTTCTCAGCGTCTGAGGACTATTGAGGAGTTCCTGCACAAGGGCCTTCGACTTGGTGAGCTCGACCAGCTCACCAACGTCTCTTACTTCACGTTCGATGATCTTCCCGAATCCCGGCAGCGGAAGATTCGCAACAGGTCAATTCGCGGCATCGTTCTTAATGAGCACGCTGACGAAGCAGCTCGTCTGGACATGTTCGAGCGCATCAATACCGGCAGTAAAAACGCCAATACCGCCGAGATTCGTCGGGGCGCTTTGGCTGGGCCGTTCATGAGGCTCGTTATCGATCTCGCGGCAGATGCTCGGTTTGCGGATCTCGCTCCTATGAGCGCCAAGAGGAAAAAGGAGCGAGGTTATGAAGAGCTGGTGACACGGTTCTTCGCGTACGGGGACGGCCTTGACAAATACAGGGACCGACCCGCCGACTTCATCTTCGACTATGTGAAGAAGATGAACGCTGTTTTCAGGGAAAGGCCAGCACTGGCGGAGGAATACAATCGGCGATTCCAGGAGACCATGGACTTTGTCGAGCAAATCTTCCCCTATGGCTTCCGCAAAACCCCAACTGGTAAAGCTACTCCGCGAGCTCGATTTGAGGCAATCGCGATTGGATCATTTCGGGCTCTGCAAGAAAAACCTCAACTGCGCGAAAAGCGTCGAGATCAGTTGAACGTACGCTCCTGGTTGCAAAGCGAGGAGTTCCTGGAAGTCACCGGTTCCGACGGGGCGAACGCTCGGTCCCGCCTTGAAGGCCGCATCAATTTCGTACGCGATCGGTTGGTGCGAGAATGA
- a CDS encoding SPFH domain-containing protein, whose translation MDPVVITIFVAALVVVFLVASTVRIVPQARRYNIERFGRYRRTLQPGLNLVVPVADRINTKLDVREQVYSSDPRPVITEDNLVVNIDTVLYYQITDPRAAAYEVADYLQAIDQLTVTTLRNVIGSMDLEETLTSREEINSRLRAVLDDATGKWGIRVNRVEIKAIDPPHTIKEAMEKQMRAERDKRAAILHAEGERQAKILTAEGTRQKDILEAQGTQQAVILRADGEAKAVELVFQAVHRNNADPKVLAYKYLETLPHLAGSDNNTFWVIPGELTEAVRTVTRAFGDESAAGPAKPVPPEEEATADVGDASDDVRIPQLDAGSTVSLDAATAADEAEKQAAAAVSDAKAEAEAAKSPQIPRRGRTSGN comes from the coding sequence GTGGACCCGGTGGTCATCACCATTTTCGTGGCGGCCCTCGTCGTCGTCTTCCTCGTGGCCTCCACCGTGCGGATCGTCCCGCAGGCGCGGCGCTACAACATCGAGCGGTTCGGCCGCTACCGCCGGACGCTGCAGCCCGGCCTGAACCTCGTCGTGCCCGTGGCGGACAGGATCAACACCAAGCTCGACGTGCGCGAGCAGGTCTATTCGTCCGACCCCAGGCCGGTCATCACCGAGGACAACCTCGTGGTGAATATCGATACCGTGCTCTATTACCAGATCACGGACCCACGGGCGGCGGCCTACGAGGTCGCCGACTACCTCCAGGCGATCGATCAGCTCACCGTGACCACGCTGCGCAACGTCATCGGCAGCATGGATCTGGAAGAGACGCTCACCTCGCGTGAGGAGATCAACTCCCGGCTCCGCGCCGTACTCGACGACGCCACCGGCAAGTGGGGCATCCGGGTCAACCGGGTCGAAATCAAGGCCATCGATCCGCCGCACACCATCAAGGAGGCGATGGAGAAGCAGATGCGGGCCGAGCGGGACAAGCGCGCGGCCATCCTGCACGCCGAAGGGGAGCGGCAAGCCAAGATCCTTACCGCGGAAGGCACGAGGCAGAAGGACATCCTGGAGGCCCAGGGCACGCAACAGGCCGTGATCCTTCGGGCGGACGGCGAGGCCAAGGCGGTGGAACTCGTCTTCCAGGCCGTCCATCGCAACAATGCCGACCCGAAGGTCCTGGCCTACAAGTACCTGGAGACGCTGCCGCACTTGGCCGGCAGCGACAACAACACGTTCTGGGTGATCCCGGGGGAGCTGACCGAGGCAGTACGGACCGTCACGCGTGCGTTCGGTGACGAGTCGGCGGCCGGCCCTGCCAAGCCGGTACCGCCCGAGGAGGAAGCCACCGCCGACGTGGGCGACGCGTCGGACGACGTCCGGATCCCGCAGCTCGATGCGGGCTCGACGGTTTCCCTCGACGCCGCCACGGCTGCTGACGAGGCCGAGAAGCAGGCCGCCGCCGCGGTGAGCGACGCCAAGGCGGAGGCCGAGGCCGCGAAGTCGCCACAGATCCCGCGCCGAGGGCGTACGTCCGGTAACTGA
- a CDS encoding GntR family transcriptional regulator, which produces MPKIEESQPKYLQIAHYIRDQILRGDLKPGDEVPSERQLAADWGVSRPTAARSLEALSHQGLVEKRQGSGTYVRSLEVNRRARELYGRARQTGKIYTPGEYAVITSAGWLEAPDYVVEALGLVKDRRAVHRRRVTNNQDGPITLSTSWFAPDVGQRAPKLMEPERIQEGTLLYVEKMTGRQGSYAEDRMCARTATDEEAAALQLAPGSAVLIVHHVVYDLQDRPLEFAEATYPPHRWAFEQGYPLT; this is translated from the coding sequence ATGCCCAAGATCGAGGAGTCCCAGCCGAAGTATCTCCAGATCGCGCACTACATCCGCGATCAGATCCTTCGAGGGGACCTCAAGCCGGGGGACGAAGTCCCTTCGGAGCGGCAGTTGGCGGCGGACTGGGGAGTGTCCCGGCCGACGGCGGCCCGGTCGCTGGAGGCACTGAGTCACCAGGGGCTCGTCGAGAAGCGTCAGGGGTCGGGCACGTACGTCCGGAGCCTTGAAGTGAACCGGCGTGCGCGCGAGTTGTACGGCCGCGCCCGGCAGACCGGCAAGATCTACACGCCCGGCGAGTACGCGGTCATCACCTCGGCCGGCTGGCTGGAGGCGCCGGACTACGTGGTTGAGGCGCTGGGCCTGGTGAAGGACCGCCGGGCCGTTCACCGGCGGCGGGTCACCAACAACCAGGACGGGCCCATCACCCTGTCCACCTCGTGGTTCGCGCCGGACGTCGGGCAGCGGGCGCCGAAGCTGATGGAACCCGAGCGGATCCAGGAAGGGACCCTGCTGTACGTCGAGAAGATGACGGGGCGCCAGGGGAGCTACGCCGAGGACCGCATGTGCGCCCGGACGGCGACAGACGAGGAGGCGGCCGCCCTCCAGCTCGCCCCCGGTTCAGCCGTCCTGATCGTGCACCACGTCGTCTACGACCTCCAGGACCGGCCGCTGGAGTTCGCCGAGGCCACCTACCCGCCGCACCGCTGGGCGTTCGAGCAGGGCTATCCACTCACCTGA
- a CDS encoding GNAT family N-acetyltransferase, with the protein MNDLHIRAVEDDASIRDWQYAHNLIVPGDVLSLDDVRARTGRNRMEVAYLCDVLIGCTTVRPPTKDNGATSTVIARVLPEHRRRGLGTRLYERALGQARALDAQVIETVVLASNPDGLRFAEQHGFVEIERYLLHEGDTVHWIDLRLT; encoded by the coding sequence ATGAACGATCTCCATATCCGAGCGGTAGAGGACGACGCCTCGATCCGCGATTGGCAGTACGCCCACAACCTGATCGTTCCCGGCGACGTGCTGTCGCTCGACGATGTCCGTGCCCGCACTGGCCGCAACCGCATGGAGGTCGCCTACCTCTGTGACGTTCTGATCGGCTGCACCACCGTGCGCCCGCCCACCAAGGACAACGGCGCCACCTCGACGGTCATCGCCCGCGTGCTGCCCGAGCACCGCCGCCGCGGACTCGGCACTCGACTCTACGAGCGTGCCCTGGGCCAGGCCCGCGCGCTGGACGCTCAGGTGATCGAGACGGTAGTGCTGGCGTCCAATCCGGATGGACTGCGCTTCGCCGAACAGCACGGCTTCGTCGAAATCGAACGCTATCTGCTGCACGAGGGCGACACCGTGCACTGGATCGACCTACGTCTGACCTGA
- a CDS encoding ABATE domain-containing protein, translating to MDDTLATDVAPTALPPAPGADRYRSLDFADTAATLPAGQSYDLLAAPESAMRWLAAHDLTTPDVQLYEVCAQRMRTLRGHIRALFAARVDTTTPPEESLRAVNEALTAVPTAPLLAWDGARGLRRIQAHPTDQAVNHALATLAADAADLLTGPDADILAACGSAPCDRFLLRTHGRRHWCSTRCGDRARAARAYARRSGASG from the coding sequence ATGGACGACACCCTGGCCACCGACGTGGCACCGACGGCTCTGCCCCCGGCACCGGGTGCCGACCGGTACCGGTCCCTGGACTTCGCCGACACCGCCGCCACCCTGCCCGCCGGCCAGAGCTACGACCTGCTCGCCGCCCCGGAATCCGCCATGCGCTGGCTCGCCGCCCATGACCTGACCACCCCGGACGTGCAGCTGTACGAGGTGTGCGCGCAGCGGATGCGCACGCTGCGCGGCCACATTCGCGCCCTGTTCGCCGCCCGCGTCGACACCACCACGCCGCCCGAGGAATCCCTGCGCGCGGTGAACGAGGCCCTCACGGCCGTGCCCACCGCCCCCCTCCTCGCCTGGGACGGGGCCCGGGGGCTGCGCCGCATCCAGGCGCACCCCACCGACCAGGCCGTCAACCACGCACTGGCGACCCTCGCCGCCGACGCCGCCGACCTGCTCACCGGTCCCGACGCCGACATCCTCGCCGCCTGCGGATCAGCCCCCTGCGACCGGTTCCTCCTGCGCACCCACGGCCGGCGCCACTGGTGCTCCACACGCTGCGGCGACCGTGCCCGCGCCGCCCGCGCCTACGCCCGGCGCAGCGGCGCCTCGGGCTGA
- a CDS encoding FtsK/SpoIIIE domain-containing protein: MTDLMTWAELGGSLAAIGGATYARHAHPAAYWSAVGLPVSVVRLLASYSSTMDACGLTVEPSRWRALAVRAATRREVRPVPPRRGMIRPTSTGLRLRLRLAPGQEPADVAASAERLRHAWGVHAVYVRDVRPGVVELRLVGFDVLRKVRMPRRTGAGPLRVPVALREDATAFVRDYRAVPHELVLGATLSGKSMYLRNLLAGLAAQPVVLVGIDCKRGVELAPFAPRLSALATDPEQAAELLPVLVKEMEDRYDLIKARQGIAPGTPDELITSDVWGLPEGERPAPVVLFVDEVAELFLVATRKEEERRDEMVTQLIRLAQLGRAAGIYLEVCGQRFGAELGKGATMLRAQLTGRVCHRVNDEASAKMALGDIAPEAVMAACAIAPELPGLAVVGDTSGGWSRIRTPYLSLADAAATCRETAHLAPDVPALSPLRPYVPPVPVKESGPVAAPRPVTE, from the coding sequence GTGACCGACCTGATGACGTGGGCCGAGCTGGGCGGATCGCTCGCCGCGATAGGCGGGGCCACCTACGCCCGGCACGCCCACCCGGCGGCGTACTGGTCCGCGGTCGGGCTGCCCGTCTCGGTGGTCCGGCTGCTGGCCTCGTACTCCTCGACCATGGACGCCTGCGGCCTGACGGTCGAACCGTCCCGGTGGCGGGCCCTGGCCGTCCGGGCGGCCACGCGCCGTGAGGTCCGGCCGGTGCCCCCTCGCCGCGGCATGATCCGGCCCACCTCGACCGGCCTGCGGCTCCGGCTGCGGCTGGCTCCGGGGCAGGAACCGGCGGACGTGGCGGCCTCGGCCGAACGGCTGCGGCACGCCTGGGGCGTCCATGCCGTGTACGTGCGGGACGTCAGGCCCGGTGTCGTGGAGCTGCGGCTCGTCGGCTTCGACGTCCTGCGGAAGGTGCGGATGCCCCGCCGGACCGGCGCCGGTCCGCTGCGCGTGCCGGTGGCCCTGCGGGAGGACGCGACCGCCTTCGTACGGGACTACCGGGCCGTACCGCACGAACTCGTGCTCGGCGCCACCCTGTCCGGCAAGTCCATGTACCTGCGGAACCTGCTCGCCGGGCTGGCCGCCCAACCGGTGGTCCTGGTCGGCATCGACTGCAAGCGCGGGGTGGAGCTGGCGCCGTTCGCCCCTCGGCTCTCCGCGCTGGCGACCGACCCGGAACAGGCGGCCGAGCTGCTGCCCGTGCTCGTCAAGGAAATGGAGGACCGATACGACCTGATCAAGGCCCGGCAGGGCATCGCACCCGGCACCCCGGACGAGCTGATCACCTCCGACGTCTGGGGACTACCGGAGGGTGAACGCCCGGCTCCCGTCGTGTTGTTCGTCGACGAGGTGGCCGAACTCTTCCTCGTCGCGACGAGGAAGGAGGAGGAACGGCGGGACGAGATGGTCACCCAGCTCATCCGCCTCGCCCAGCTCGGCCGCGCGGCCGGCATCTATCTGGAGGTGTGCGGGCAGCGCTTCGGCGCCGAACTGGGCAAGGGAGCGACCATGCTGCGGGCCCAGTTGACCGGCCGCGTCTGCCACCGCGTCAACGACGAAGCCTCCGCCAAGATGGCGCTCGGCGACATCGCCCCCGAAGCCGTCATGGCCGCCTGCGCCATCGCCCCCGAGCTGCCCGGCCTCGCCGTCGTCGGCGACACGTCCGGCGGCTGGTCCCGCATCCGCACCCCGTACCTGTCCCTCGCCGACGCCGCGGCCACCTGCCGCGAGACGGCGCACCTCGCCCCGGACGTCCCGGCGCTCTCACCGCTCCGGCCGTACGTCCCGCCCGTACCGGTGAAGGAGTCCGGCCCCGTGGCCGCTCCTCGGCCGGTCACCGAGTAA
- a CDS encoding NfeD family protein, whose product MPWFVWLLTAAALGAAEFFTLTLVFGLLAGAALVAAVVAGFGIGIFGQLVALGAAAAAGLLIVRPVALRHMAEQPLTREGSDALIGKRAEVMQEVTATRGLIKLSGEEWSARALDESLVIPVGALVDVMEIDGAKAVVYPRELLP is encoded by the coding sequence ATGCCGTGGTTCGTATGGCTGCTCACCGCCGCGGCGCTGGGTGCCGCGGAGTTCTTCACTCTGACACTGGTCTTCGGCCTGCTGGCGGGCGCTGCGTTGGTCGCCGCCGTAGTCGCCGGTTTCGGTATCGGCATTTTCGGACAGCTCGTGGCCCTCGGAGCAGCGGCGGCGGCGGGGCTCCTCATCGTTCGCCCTGTCGCGCTGCGGCACATGGCGGAGCAGCCCCTCACCCGCGAGGGCAGCGATGCGCTGATCGGCAAGCGGGCGGAGGTCATGCAGGAGGTCACCGCGACGCGTGGCCTGATCAAGCTCTCCGGCGAAGAATGGTCCGCCCGCGCCCTCGACGAGAGCCTTGTGATCCCGGTGGGTGCGTTGGTGGACGTCATGGAGATCGATGGCGCCAAGGCCGTCGTCTACCCCCGCGAACTCCTTCCGTGA
- a CDS encoding DUF1152 domain-containing protein — protein sequence MTRLIVAAGGGGDAVAAAMLDAALYGDDNGRAVILTYAWDRLLIDPVPGPREPKNFTGLEPLTPAVWKVPAQARPIAPAGSTLPRLAAELPHTLALIDPGHGAEGVTRQLEELINHLEPESIDLLDVGGDLLARGDEPTLRSPLADALTLAACGQVNAPIRLLIAGPGLDGELPADDLRGVLGPLVHTLTARGVEPVGSVLEWHPSEATGMLAATARGVRGTCEVRDAGLPIPLTDEGPTIHEVDLDEALSRNRLARAIITTATLDEVEALSREVCGFSEIDYERNKALWLKEQPAVKLDAEAVLPRLDQFEADARSRGITHTTFRRLTEALSLSGTQREALRQLLINNRPEQYTAPLWRIPAEA from the coding sequence ATGACGCGGTTGATCGTCGCAGCGGGAGGGGGTGGCGACGCAGTCGCCGCCGCAATGCTTGACGCCGCCCTGTACGGCGACGACAACGGCCGGGCGGTGATCCTCACGTACGCGTGGGACCGCTTGCTGATCGACCCGGTACCGGGCCCCCGAGAACCCAAGAACTTCACCGGCCTCGAACCGCTCACCCCAGCCGTCTGGAAAGTGCCGGCGCAGGCCCGCCCCATCGCACCGGCAGGCTCCACCCTCCCCCGGCTCGCGGCGGAACTCCCACACACGCTGGCGCTGATCGACCCGGGACACGGCGCCGAAGGCGTCACACGCCAACTCGAAGAGCTGATCAACCACTTGGAGCCCGAGTCGATCGACCTCCTGGACGTGGGTGGCGACCTGCTGGCACGAGGCGACGAGCCGACACTGAGAAGCCCGCTCGCGGACGCCCTCACCCTGGCAGCGTGCGGCCAGGTGAACGCACCCATCCGGCTGCTGATCGCGGGACCGGGCCTGGACGGGGAACTGCCGGCCGACGACCTGCGCGGCGTACTCGGCCCACTCGTCCACACCCTCACGGCCAGGGGCGTGGAACCGGTCGGCTCGGTCCTGGAGTGGCACCCCTCCGAGGCCACCGGAATGCTCGCGGCGACGGCCCGCGGAGTACGCGGCACCTGCGAGGTCCGGGACGCGGGACTCCCCATCCCCCTCACCGACGAAGGTCCGACGATCCACGAAGTCGACCTGGACGAAGCCCTGAGCCGCAACCGGCTGGCCCGCGCGATCATAACGACGGCCACCCTGGACGAGGTCGAGGCCCTGAGCCGTGAAGTGTGCGGCTTTTCGGAGATCGACTACGAGCGCAACAAGGCACTGTGGCTCAAGGAGCAGCCGGCGGTGAAACTGGACGCCGAGGCAGTGCTGCCCCGACTCGACCAGTTCGAGGCCGACGCCCGAAGCCGCGGCATCACGCATACGACGTTCCGCCGGCTCACAGAGGCACTGAGCCTGAGCGGCACTCAGCGCGAGGCCCTACGCCAACTGCTCATCAACAACCGACCGGAGCAGTACACCGCTCCACTGTGGCGCATCCCAGCCGAAGCCTGA
- a CDS encoding DNA cytosine methyltransferase yields MTRTNPTISAVDLFCGVGGLTHGLVRSGVNVTAGVDLDPSCRYPYEANNDAKFIERDVNELTSAEVAPHLSGGEFSLLAGCAPCQPFSSYSQSGRSKKRGKDWQLVSNFGNLVADLQPDLVTMENVAQLASHSVFKRFLKSLHGYHVHWSVVECSRLGVPQTRKRLVLLASKLGDVGLDRIDRVTYPMRTVRDEIAGLPEIRAGEQHPSDPLHAACSLSEMNMRRIRASKPGGTWRDWDPELLAACHRKATGATYPSVYGRMEWDMPAPTMTTQCFGYGNGRFGHPTQDRAISLREAAMLQTFPRSYKFLEEGETVRFNRLGRLIGNAVPVRLGEVIGDTLNRHVAAVTSSGESASDLSGRLF; encoded by the coding sequence ATGACCAGGACGAACCCGACCATTTCTGCAGTCGATCTTTTCTGTGGTGTTGGCGGACTTACGCATGGTCTGGTTCGAAGCGGCGTCAACGTTACTGCTGGAGTCGATCTCGATCCGTCGTGCAGGTACCCGTACGAGGCGAATAATGATGCGAAGTTCATTGAGCGAGATGTCAACGAACTGACTTCTGCGGAAGTTGCTCCGCATTTGAGTGGGGGGGAATTTTCCCTGCTCGCTGGCTGTGCGCCTTGCCAGCCTTTCTCTTCGTACAGTCAGAGCGGGCGTAGCAAGAAACGGGGCAAAGACTGGCAGCTTGTCTCCAACTTCGGGAACCTAGTCGCAGACCTCCAGCCGGATCTCGTGACTATGGAGAATGTTGCCCAACTTGCCTCCCACAGCGTCTTTAAGCGTTTCTTGAAGAGCCTGCATGGCTATCACGTTCATTGGTCGGTCGTTGAGTGCTCTAGGCTTGGAGTTCCTCAAACGAGGAAGCGCCTGGTTCTTTTGGCGTCCAAGCTGGGGGATGTTGGGCTCGATCGGATTGATCGAGTAACCTACCCGATGCGTACCGTTCGAGATGAGATCGCCGGCCTTCCTGAAATCCGTGCGGGTGAGCAACATCCGAGCGACCCCTTGCATGCAGCGTGTTCCCTGAGTGAAATGAATATGCGACGTATAAGGGCTTCTAAGCCAGGCGGCACTTGGCGAGACTGGGATCCGGAACTGCTTGCCGCCTGTCACCGAAAGGCCACAGGTGCCACCTATCCAAGCGTTTACGGTCGTATGGAGTGGGATATGCCGGCTCCCACAATGACGACTCAATGCTTCGGGTACGGCAACGGTCGCTTCGGCCACCCGACGCAGGACCGTGCCATCTCCTTGCGGGAAGCGGCCATGTTGCAGACGTTCCCCCGCTCCTATAAATTCTTGGAGGAAGGGGAAACGGTTCGGTTTAACAGGCTCGGAAGGCTTATCGGTAACGCTGTTCCAGTCCGTTTGGGGGAAGTCATCGGAGACACCCTGAATCGGCATGTAGCAGCAGTGACGAGCAGCGGCGAATCGGCTTCGGACCTTTCTGGGCGACTTTTCTAG
- a CDS encoding ATP-binding protein has protein sequence MAYMIDRYPCEDSPRLGAMTLHPVAESVPRARRWFRRFITPYAPACSVDDCALMISELVTNAILHGRSDDTWLVRVEWFREGSSLRVEVHNPGFPADVRLRRPGADDAHGRGLLLVDSIAASWYAGPSRFGGTVVSFEMADAWPA, from the coding sequence ATGGCCTACATGATCGACCGCTATCCCTGCGAGGACTCGCCGCGGCTCGGCGCGATGACCTTGCACCCCGTCGCGGAGTCCGTACCCCGGGCCCGGCGCTGGTTCCGTAGGTTCATCACTCCGTACGCGCCGGCCTGCTCGGTCGACGACTGCGCGCTGATGATCTCGGAGCTGGTGACCAACGCCATCCTCCACGGCCGGTCGGATGACACGTGGCTCGTCCGGGTGGAGTGGTTCCGGGAAGGGTCCTCGCTCCGGGTCGAGGTGCACAATCCTGGCTTCCCGGCGGACGTGCGGTTGCGGCGCCCCGGTGCCGACGACGCGCACGGGCGTGGGCTGCTCCTGGTCGACTCCATCGCCGCGTCGTGGTACGCCGGGCCCAGCCGCTTCGGCGGAACGGTGGTCTCCTTCGAGATGGCCGATGCCTGGCCGGCATGA